In Macrotis lagotis isolate mMagLag1 chromosome 8, bilby.v1.9.chrom.fasta, whole genome shotgun sequence, a single genomic region encodes these proteins:
- the TMEM40 gene encoding transmembrane protein 40: MPISCHSLLKHIAAEPTVSASGTGKVMATSGTPPPPWDEHKPNQEDFPKPEDKTKVPDEEEEHPLSKGEYANDSASSSFPPPSSPSSSSSSSSSSSSSSDSNSDEDQLHGMDRKPYPDINEENSKVKKNELQLYKDTAGEITLNEESELRRREVVPLDEPEIEDTQAKRMNIKKDDEFFHFVLLCFAIGSLLVCYHYYADWFMSLGVGLLTFASLETVGIYFGLVYRIHSVLQGFIPLFQKIRLIGFRRSD; this comes from the exons ATGCCTATCAGCTGCCACAGTCTTCTGAAGCACATAGCAGCAGAACCCACTGTCTCTGCCTCCGGAACAG GAAAGGTCATGGCCACTTCAGGAACACCACCTCCACCTTGGGATGAACATAAGCCAAACCAGGAAGATTTTCCAAAACCAG AAGATAAAACCAAAGTTCCTGATGAAGAAGAGGAACATCCTCTTTCAAAAGGAGAATATGCAAATGATTCTGCTTCCTCTAGCTTTCCACctccatcatcaccatcatcatcttcatcatcatcatcctcctcttcatcttcatcaG ATAGCAACAGTGATGAGGACCAGCTGCATGGGATGGACAGAAAACCCTATCCAG ATATTAACGAAGAGAATTCGAAGGTGAAGAAGAATGAACTTCAGCTCTATAAAG ATACAGCTGGAGAGATAACACTCAATGAGGAATCAG AGCTCAGAAGAAGAGAAGTTGTACCATTAGATG aacCAGAAATAGAAGATACTCAGGCAAAAAGAATGAACATAAAGAAAGATG atgaatttttccattttgtcctcCTTTGCTTTGCTATTGGATCCCTGTTAGTCTGTTATCACTACTATGCAG ATTGGTTCATGTCTCTAGGTGTTGGGTTGCTAACCTTTGCCTCTCTGGAGACTGTTGGAATATATTTTGGCTTAG TGTATCGGATTCATAGTGTCCTTCAGGGTTTCATCCCCCTTTTTCAGAAAATAAGACTAATAG GTTTCCGGAGGTCAGACTGA